In Flagellatimonas centrodinii, a single window of DNA contains:
- a CDS encoding DUF2298 domain-containing protein, giving the protein MMSLILLLAAVTAMALLVAAMAQLGAARWGLSPVLLLAVLGLPLLDSALRHLGLPLLFPGCGYLLLPLGIWAALRAPATVSWRRLGLFTAVLLLVLLLRGLAPGFDSFGENIFSLRYVQSLRLANTYPAPDVWQASATVATYYTLIHNLPALLSRALLLPVPLAVSLSLALILATLWTALYESLRTRAGAVWSAVGAGAVLTAGTGVSLLLWSPVHATDSMMLGYPHVRLFDMRPDEFSWPWLQTLVQASPSLPVETPLHVAIYLGDLHPPLLTLVMMAMLLWTWAHRAQPGGDARHAAWLAALPWLSWAANPWTVPHVGLLAAGLLLGDPLARRQWRAALVGFGISWALVTPLMLHSALRDSGVSIQGLPAALRSPVPALLIIWGPALLLGLGAALRRDRSTWVLLGIALLALSMEVLHFSQGDNGGSGARFNGVLKVWSPLHFLALGFGVYALAGLRGRARGLWLLAVPLLLSAALHGRDVVWAQWNKGQTAFDWSGADRLTLRADRGFLMRALQHRPHGRTLERLGASAYTLAPLTSMLAGQATVSGWVHHAAQASGDAAAEQRRFEAIRGWYDHAGADALDLPQAWAIDSILVDWDAGWSPARLAEVAAALQSVFSFQPGPAGHDERVSGLFVRRPAEDERR; this is encoded by the coding sequence GTGATGTCGCTGATCCTGCTGCTGGCGGCCGTCACCGCGATGGCGCTGCTGGTCGCCGCGATGGCCCAGCTCGGCGCGGCCCGGTGGGGCCTGAGCCCGGTACTGCTGCTGGCGGTGCTGGGCCTGCCATTGCTCGACAGTGCGTTGCGTCACCTGGGGTTGCCGCTGTTGTTTCCGGGTTGCGGCTATCTGCTGCTGCCGCTCGGCATCTGGGCGGCCCTGCGGGCGCCGGCGACGGTGTCATGGCGTCGGCTCGGGCTGTTCACCGCGGTGCTGCTGCTGGTCCTGCTGCTGCGCGGTCTTGCCCCCGGATTCGACAGCTTTGGCGAGAACATCTTTTCGCTTCGGTATGTCCAGAGCCTGCGGCTGGCGAACACCTACCCCGCGCCGGACGTGTGGCAGGCCAGTGCGACGGTCGCCACCTACTACACGTTGATACACAACCTGCCAGCGTTGCTGTCGCGGGCCCTGCTGCTGCCGGTGCCATTGGCAGTCAGTCTCAGCCTGGCGTTGATCCTCGCCACCCTGTGGACGGCGCTGTACGAAAGCCTGCGCACCCGCGCCGGTGCGGTCTGGTCCGCCGTCGGTGCCGGCGCGGTGCTGACGGCCGGCACCGGCGTCTCACTGCTGTTGTGGTCGCCGGTGCATGCTACCGACAGCATGATGCTCGGGTATCCCCACGTGCGCCTGTTCGACATGCGCCCCGACGAATTCAGTTGGCCGTGGCTGCAGACGCTGGTGCAGGCAAGCCCGTCGCTGCCGGTGGAGACGCCGCTGCATGTCGCGATCTACCTCGGCGATCTGCATCCGCCGCTGCTGACACTGGTGATGATGGCGATGCTGCTGTGGACCTGGGCTCACCGCGCGCAGCCGGGCGGCGATGCCCGTCATGCCGCCTGGCTGGCGGCGCTGCCGTGGCTGAGTTGGGCCGCCAACCCGTGGACCGTCCCGCATGTCGGTCTGCTTGCCGCCGGCTTGCTGCTGGGCGACCCCCTCGCGCGGCGTCAATGGCGGGCGGCACTGGTCGGCTTCGGTATCAGTTGGGCACTGGTCACGCCCTTGATGTTGCACAGTGCCTTGCGCGACAGCGGTGTCAGCATCCAGGGGCTGCCGGCCGCCTTGCGGTCGCCCGTTCCGGCGCTGCTGATCATCTGGGGACCGGCCCTGCTGCTGGGCCTGGGCGCCGCGCTGCGTCGCGACCGCAGCACCTGGGTACTGCTCGGCATCGCCCTGCTGGCCCTGAGCATGGAGGTCCTGCATTTCAGCCAGGGTGACAACGGGGGTTCCGGCGCGCGCTTCAATGGTGTCCTCAAGGTCTGGAGCCCATTGCACTTCCTCGCCCTGGGGTTCGGGGTGTATGCCCTCGCCGGTCTGCGGGGACGGGCACGCGGGCTTTGGTTGCTGGCGGTGCCGTTGCTGCTGTCGGCAGCGCTGCACGGTCGTGACGTGGTGTGGGCGCAGTGGAACAAGGGGCAGACCGCCTTCGATTGGTCGGGCGCCGACCGTCTCACCCTGCGGGCCGACCGCGGCTTTCTGATGCGGGCGCTGCAACACCGTCCGCACGGGCGCACGCTGGAACGCCTCGGGGCCAGTGCCTACACGCTGGCGCCGTTGACCTCGATGCTGGCCGGCCAGGCCACGGTGTCTGGCTGGGTGCATCATGCCGCCCAGGCCAGTGGCGATGCGGCAGCCGAGCAGCGGCGGTTCGAGGCGATCCGCGGTTGGTACGACCATGCCGGCGCCGACGCGTTGGACCTGCCCCAGGCCTGGGCGATCGACAGCATTCTGGTCGACTGGGATGCCGGCTGGTCGCCGGCCCGACTGGCCGAGGTGGCGGCTGCCCTGCAGTCCGTCTTCAGTTTTCAGCCGGGCCCCGCCGGCCATGACGAACGCGTCTCCGGCCTGTTCGTACGACGACCTGCAGAGGATGAACGCCGGTGA
- the queA gene encoding tRNA preQ1(34) S-adenosylmethionine ribosyltransferase-isomerase QueA, translating to MRRSDFDYLLPPELIAQHPTAERAGARLLVLDGPAAEDDVIRALPQRLSPDDLLVFNDTRVIPARLFGHKASGGRVQVMVERLDDDRHFWAQLGVSKSPRAGGVLHVGGRELTVLGREDDLFHLRLEGAADLPAFLEAAGQLPLPPYITHAPDADDAERYQTVFARHPGAVAAPTAGLHFDAALLAAIDARGVRRATLTLHVGAGTFQPVRVDDLREHRMHLERYRIEETLRQAIIDTRAAGGRVVAVGTTVARALESAADAAGLPTPGPGDTRLFITPGYRFKTVDRLLTNFHLPQSTLMMLVCAFGGHARLMAAYRHAVEQRYRFFSYGDAMLITPDKDARA from the coding sequence ATGCGTCGCAGCGACTTCGACTACCTTCTGCCGCCCGAACTGATCGCCCAGCACCCGACGGCCGAGCGGGCCGGTGCGCGGTTGCTGGTGCTTGACGGCCCCGCCGCAGAGGATGATGTCATTCGTGCGCTGCCCCAACGGCTGTCGCCGGACGATCTGCTGGTGTTCAACGACACCCGGGTGATCCCCGCCCGCCTGTTCGGGCACAAGGCCAGCGGGGGTCGCGTGCAGGTGATGGTGGAGCGGCTCGACGATGATCGTCATTTCTGGGCACAACTGGGGGTCAGCAAATCCCCCCGCGCCGGCGGCGTGCTCCACGTCGGCGGTCGTGAGTTGACCGTGCTCGGCCGCGAGGACGACCTGTTCCACCTGCGGCTGGAGGGCGCCGCCGATTTGCCGGCCTTTCTGGAAGCTGCCGGCCAGCTGCCCTTGCCGCCGTACATCACGCATGCCCCTGATGCCGATGATGCCGAGCGCTACCAGACCGTGTTTGCGCGTCATCCCGGCGCCGTGGCGGCGCCCACCGCGGGGCTGCATTTCGATGCCGCGCTGCTGGCCGCCATCGACGCCCGCGGCGTGCGTCGTGCCACCCTCACGCTGCATGTTGGCGCCGGCACCTTCCAGCCGGTGCGGGTGGATGATCTGCGCGAGCACCGCATGCACCTCGAGCGGTACCGGATCGAGGAGACTCTACGGCAGGCGATCATCGACACCCGTGCTGCCGGCGGGCGGGTGGTGGCGGTTGGCACCACCGTTGCACGGGCGCTCGAATCCGCGGCCGACGCTGCAGGGTTGCCGACTCCTGGGCCGGGTGACACCCGCCTGTTCATCACCCCCGGCTATCGCTTCAAGACGGTGGACCGGCTGCTCACCAATTTCCATCTGCCGCAATCAACGCTGATGATGCTGGTCTGCGCCTTTGGCGGGCACGCCCGGCTGATGGCGGCCTATCGCCACGCGGTGGAACAGCGCTATCGGTTCTTCAGCTACGGCGATGCCATGCTCATCACGCCCGACAAGGACGCTCGCGCGTGA
- a CDS encoding PQQ-dependent sugar dehydrogenase: MSRVRSLAAAGVLAAVTACAGAADAPDYRVETVADGLDHPWSLAFLPDGRMLVTERAGRLRVIADGQLQSAPVAGLPPVFVASQGGLFDVLPAPDFADSGLLHLSFAHGTAKANNTRVVRARLVGNGLQEVTPIFTAQPLKNTPVHYGGRMAWRPDGTLMVALGDGYNFREQAQKLDNHLGTVVRLNADGSVPADNPYVDTEGARPEIWSHGHRNVQGLFFDSVEGALYAHEHGARGGDEVNRIAPGNNYGWPAITHGVDYSGAQISPYRALPGMEQPLLHWTPSIAPSGLTRYRGDAFPAWQGSFFVGALADRAVHRLTVSADGQLRDVERMFAELGARIRDVRSGPDGALYLLTDDDNGAVLRVVPAD; encoded by the coding sequence ATGTCCCGAGTCCGCAGTCTTGCCGCCGCCGGTGTGCTTGCCGCCGTGACCGCCTGCGCCGGCGCCGCCGATGCGCCCGACTACCGCGTCGAAACCGTCGCCGACGGCCTCGACCACCCGTGGTCGCTGGCGTTCCTGCCGGACGGGCGGATGCTGGTCACCGAGCGGGCCGGGCGTCTCCGGGTGATCGCCGACGGACAGCTCCAGTCGGCACCGGTCGCAGGTCTACCGCCGGTGTTCGTCGCCAGTCAGGGCGGCCTGTTCGACGTATTGCCGGCACCCGATTTCGCCGACAGTGGCCTGCTCCATCTGTCGTTTGCGCACGGCACCGCCAAGGCCAACAACACCCGGGTGGTGCGGGCGCGGCTGGTCGGCAACGGGCTACAGGAGGTTACGCCCATCTTCACCGCGCAGCCATTGAAGAACACGCCGGTGCACTATGGCGGCCGCATGGCCTGGCGCCCGGACGGCACGCTGATGGTGGCGTTGGGGGATGGCTACAATTTTCGCGAGCAGGCGCAGAAACTGGATAATCACCTGGGCACCGTGGTGCGGTTGAATGCCGACGGTTCGGTGCCGGCCGACAACCCGTATGTTGATACCGAGGGTGCCCGGCCGGAGATCTGGAGTCATGGCCACCGCAACGTACAGGGCCTGTTTTTCGATTCGGTGGAGGGGGCGCTGTACGCCCACGAGCACGGTGCTCGCGGCGGGGACGAAGTCAACCGTATTGCCCCCGGCAACAACTACGGTTGGCCGGCGATCACCCATGGCGTCGACTATTCCGGTGCGCAGATTTCGCCCTATCGCGCCTTGCCGGGCATGGAGCAGCCGCTGCTGCACTGGACGCCCTCAATCGCGCCCAGCGGTCTGACGCGCTATCGCGGCGATGCCTTTCCGGCCTGGCAGGGGAGCTTCTTTGTCGGCGCCCTGGCGGATCGGGCCGTCCACCGGCTGACCGTCAGTGCCGATGGGCAACTGCGGGATGTGGAACGGATGTTTGCCGAGCTGGGGGCCCGTATCCGCGATGTCCGCAGCGGGCCGGACGGTGCGCTGTACCTCCTGACCGACGACGACAACGGTGCGGTACTGCGTGTGGTGCCGGCCGACTGA
- a CDS encoding GGDEF domain-containing protein, with product MMQPVVTPPTADARVRDRHRWSWRWLLGISGRRVGLARLNVDEIAQREVRLLASIASGERYPWRFPAALETAFQQFVRESSVSARLNISLLTMLAFATAPLWLPLVLGHGSEVRQGLVLALIFGMLVPVFLANAYIQYRYVRTAWSEWVMLTAFALETALIEFLRHRSELAGHPLNPSMALLVPLAVVSLTRIRLSRVALFFAGYVATVIALAAYFAPLGARKEASTWLLEALVLGVALASTGWATVAARRQWAAMLTLRLMAFRDALTGLANRRALDDHYESATRALRREGRPTLVLALIDIDHFKRINDRYGHAYGDGVLSELGVALSQFARRPLDLAARVGGEEFALVLYDCSARDGLERTQALCTLVREMGIENQDAPAGVVTCSIGVATVTASTALSEAYRLADEALYRAKRQGRDQVVPADNPG from the coding sequence ATGATGCAGCCGGTCGTGACGCCACCCACCGCAGATGCCCGTGTCCGGGACCGTCATCGATGGTCCTGGCGCTGGTTGCTGGGGATCTCGGGACGACGGGTGGGTTTGGCGCGGCTCAACGTCGACGAGATCGCGCAGCGCGAGGTCCGTCTGTTGGCCAGTATCGCCAGCGGCGAACGCTATCCCTGGCGGTTCCCCGCGGCGCTGGAGACCGCGTTCCAGCAGTTCGTTCGCGAAAGCAGTGTGTCGGCGCGGCTCAACATCAGCCTGCTCACCATGCTCGCCTTCGCCACCGCCCCGTTGTGGCTGCCGCTGGTGCTGGGGCACGGCTCGGAGGTCCGCCAGGGCCTGGTTCTGGCGCTGATCTTCGGCATGCTGGTGCCGGTGTTCCTGGCCAATGCCTACATCCAGTATCGGTATGTCCGTACGGCCTGGTCGGAGTGGGTGATGCTGACCGCCTTCGCGCTGGAGACCGCGCTGATCGAATTTCTGCGACATCGCAGCGAGCTGGCCGGGCACCCCCTCAATCCGTCGATGGCGTTGCTGGTGCCGCTCGCGGTGGTGTCACTGACCCGCATCCGGCTGTCGCGGGTGGCGTTGTTCTTCGCCGGGTATGTCGCCACGGTGATTGCGCTGGCCGCCTACTTTGCTCCCCTCGGTGCCCGCAAGGAAGCCTCCACCTGGTTGCTCGAGGCGCTGGTGTTGGGGGTGGCGCTGGCCTCGACCGGCTGGGCGACGGTGGCCGCGCGGCGGCAGTGGGCCGCGATGCTGACGCTACGACTGATGGCGTTCCGCGATGCCCTGACCGGGCTCGCCAACCGTCGCGCCCTTGATGACCACTACGAGTCGGCGACCCGGGCCCTCCGGCGCGAGGGCCGACCGACCCTGGTGCTGGCGTTGATCGATATCGACCACTTCAAGCGCATCAATGACCGCTATGGTCATGCTTACGGGGATGGCGTGCTGTCGGAGTTGGGGGTGGCGCTGTCCCAGTTCGCGCGACGCCCGCTCGATCTGGCTGCGCGAGTCGGTGGCGAGGAATTCGCACTGGTGTTGTACGACTGCTCGGCGCGCGATGGGCTGGAACGGACGCAGGCCCTGTGCACGCTGGTGCGCGAGATGGGCATCGAGAATCAGGACGCGCCCGCCGGCGTCGTCACTTGCAGTATCGGCGTGGCCACTGTCACCGCCAGCACGGCCCTCAGCGAGGCCTACCGCCTGGCCGATGAGGCGCTGTATCGGGCCAAGCGGCAGGGCCGCGATCAGGTGGTGCCGGCCGACAATCCCGGCTGA
- a CDS encoding metal-dependent hydrolase, with product MDGRHPPADIVPRKGPELGLDGDIPIYWLDGDAFKSRFFDAMSILFPEGEKFFIACVRDYRDRITDPALQAEVKDFMYQEGQHGMVHTQFNNRLKTQGIAVDHILEEQKRIMFQVFRRRFPKTFTLGQTAAAEHLTALMAHGFFANGLFRNADPRIRAMYAWHAVEEIEHKSVAFDVFRDVAKGSWLTRAASMLLVSVTFPMHTFLIMRHMFAVDGLKQRWKVWAKGLWWLYGPGGLFPRMIPAYLAYYKPGFHPRDHGELDIYHFWRRAYESNGQDAIAAGNAVIAWTTGDQPGLSAGTT from the coding sequence ATGGACGGACGTCACCCCCCCGCAGACATCGTGCCGCGCAAAGGGCCGGAGCTCGGCCTCGACGGCGACATCCCCATCTACTGGCTGGACGGCGACGCGTTCAAGAGCCGCTTCTTTGACGCCATGTCGATCCTGTTTCCGGAGGGCGAAAAGTTCTTCATTGCCTGTGTCCGTGACTACCGTGACCGCATCACCGATCCGGCCCTGCAGGCCGAGGTCAAGGATTTCATGTACCAGGAAGGCCAGCACGGCATGGTGCATACCCAGTTCAACAACCGCCTGAAGACACAGGGCATTGCCGTCGATCACATCCTGGAAGAGCAGAAACGCATCATGTTCCAGGTGTTTCGACGCCGCTTTCCCAAAACCTTCACGCTCGGCCAGACGGCCGCCGCAGAGCACCTGACCGCGCTGATGGCGCATGGCTTCTTTGCCAACGGTCTGTTCCGCAATGCCGACCCGCGCATCCGCGCCATGTATGCCTGGCACGCCGTCGAGGAAATCGAGCACAAGTCAGTGGCATTCGATGTCTTCCGTGACGTCGCCAAGGGCAGCTGGCTGACCCGCGCCGCCAGCATGCTGCTGGTGTCGGTCACCTTCCCGATGCACACCTTCCTGATCATGCGCCACATGTTCGCGGTGGATGGCCTGAAGCAGCGCTGGAAGGTGTGGGCAAAGGGCCTGTGGTGGCTGTATGGCCCGGGTGGCCTGTTCCCGCGGATGATTCCGGCCTACCTCGCGTACTACAAGCCCGGCTTCCATCCACGGGATCATGGTGAGCTGGACATCTATCACTTCTGGCGCCGGGCGTATGAAAGCAATGGTCAGGACGCGATCGCGGCCGGCAACGCGGTGATCGCCTGGACCACCGGTGATCAGCCGGGATTGTCGGCCGGCACCACCTGA
- a CDS encoding PD-(D/E)XK nuclease family protein, whose product MSRQLLTPTDLAAREARADDALAHREQGETVWQPAQVDSLSQWVEQQWLRHWPAQQLMTRIPLLALWRAVIEADGRPLLSPQQCAQLALAADQLARRHRIDPQRSPAYTEEHQAFRRWAAEVSQQLQTLQAVTVADLPDRIDVAAIAHPVRLHGAWPARPPNEADLLRRLNLECAAIPAPPPPTAAWCYPDADRQYQGLAEQLRPRLAAAEDRPLRILLAVPDIDSARVALDDALGDALAPWRHRPGESGLLPWRWATPTALGDRAWARGWQQMAQLHRGPLDFAQLQGLLLNPAVWAGERRVAAAVLEATLRDRGWPRIDLADLATLAARVAPALSAPLQRLATQLGREPARALPGQWHLHFVERADALLDGTPMALDSTAFQIRRATTLASSRLGSLDRLLGRVSAATAAHWLGEWLSQPFQPRVEHPQPLLVGRPQDLIGIPCDLLVIADATSETLPGRASFNPFLAVEAQRATGVAEAHPQHWLNHQRGLLEGLRQGAAECWVTRPEVDARGAPTLPCPWLDLDWQAPPTPGLTPAPAPLDCPDIDPVPAVSAAEGIVADAGLFQRMLAAPLLALCVDRLGAHAMTAPPGGLPVWLQGTLIHAALADVWGRLQTRARLLGLDADACTEAATTAVDAQLPRLLPTARFGAVLVALERQRAIDLVRDWLRHEQRRDAPFTVIAREQLLEGQIDALPVRLRLDRADRVQTPGGDQVVLLDYKTGREANPRGWQADRMDAPQLPLYAVLAQRDPTLQPLGGIGFAHLKEGHPALSTQTCWTTRLIDGSDPKPDSDWPATLAGWQHTLENAARGFLAGHAGADPKVLTRGLAPYAALLDRPLDDDDDTEAPA is encoded by the coding sequence GTGTCCCGTCAGCTGCTGACCCCCACCGACCTCGCCGCCCGCGAAGCCCGCGCGGACGATGCGCTGGCGCACCGCGAACAGGGCGAAACCGTCTGGCAGCCAGCACAGGTCGACAGCCTGTCGCAGTGGGTCGAACAGCAATGGCTGCGGCACTGGCCTGCGCAGCAATTGATGACCCGGATCCCGCTGCTGGCCCTGTGGCGCGCCGTAATCGAGGCCGATGGTCGGCCGTTGCTGTCGCCGCAACAGTGCGCGCAGCTGGCATTGGCGGCCGATCAGCTGGCGCGACGCCACCGTATCGACCCGCAGCGCAGTCCGGCCTACACCGAGGAACACCAGGCCTTCCGCCGCTGGGCTGCCGAAGTCTCGCAGCAATTGCAGACGCTGCAGGCGGTAACCGTGGCGGACCTGCCGGACCGCATCGATGTCGCCGCAATCGCACATCCGGTGCGGCTGCACGGCGCCTGGCCGGCACGCCCACCGAATGAAGCGGATCTGCTGCGACGACTCAACCTCGAATGCGCGGCGATTCCGGCGCCGCCGCCACCGACCGCGGCCTGGTGCTACCCCGATGCCGACCGCCAATATCAGGGCCTGGCCGAACAGTTGCGGCCGCGACTGGCGGCCGCCGAGGATCGCCCGCTGCGCATCCTGCTGGCGGTGCCGGACATCGACAGCGCCCGCGTCGCCCTCGATGACGCGCTGGGCGATGCACTGGCCCCCTGGCGGCACCGTCCCGGCGAGAGCGGCTTGCTGCCGTGGCGCTGGGCCACGCCGACTGCCCTGGGCGACCGTGCCTGGGCCCGCGGCTGGCAACAGATGGCGCAGCTGCACCGCGGCCCGCTGGATTTCGCGCAGTTGCAAGGCCTGTTGCTCAACCCGGCGGTGTGGGCCGGTGAGCGCCGGGTGGCGGCAGCAGTGCTGGAGGCCACATTGCGGGACCGTGGCTGGCCCCGTATCGACCTCGCCGACCTGGCAACGCTGGCGGCACGAGTGGCGCCGGCATTGTCGGCACCGCTGCAGCGGCTGGCGACGCAACTGGGGCGCGAGCCAGCACGGGCACTGCCGGGACAATGGCATCTGCACTTCGTCGAGCGCGCCGATGCACTATTGGACGGGACGCCGATGGCGCTGGATTCCACCGCGTTCCAGATTCGCCGTGCCACCACCCTGGCGAGCAGCCGTCTGGGGAGCCTCGACCGCCTGCTCGGCAGGGTCTCGGCCGCCACCGCGGCGCACTGGCTGGGCGAGTGGCTATCGCAGCCGTTCCAGCCACGCGTGGAGCACCCACAGCCACTGTTGGTCGGCCGCCCGCAAGATCTTATCGGGATTCCCTGCGACCTCCTGGTCATCGCCGATGCCACCAGCGAGACCCTGCCCGGTCGAGCGTCGTTCAATCCGTTTCTGGCGGTGGAAGCGCAACGCGCCACCGGTGTTGCCGAAGCCCATCCCCAGCACTGGCTGAACCACCAACGAGGTCTGTTGGAAGGCTTGCGACAGGGCGCGGCGGAATGCTGGGTGACGCGGCCCGAGGTCGATGCCCGGGGGGCGCCGACCCTGCCCTGCCCCTGGCTGGATCTCGACTGGCAGGCGCCTCCGACGCCAGGCCTGACGCCTGCCCCCGCGCCGCTCGATTGCCCGGATATCGATCCGGTGCCGGCAGTCAGTGCTGCCGAGGGAATCGTCGCCGATGCCGGACTGTTCCAACGGATGCTGGCCGCCCCTCTGCTGGCACTCTGTGTCGATCGTCTGGGGGCACACGCGATGACGGCGCCACCCGGGGGACTTCCTGTCTGGTTGCAGGGCACCTTGATCCATGCGGCGCTGGCCGATGTCTGGGGTCGACTGCAGACCCGTGCGCGGCTGCTCGGCCTCGATGCCGACGCCTGCACGGAAGCCGCCACCACCGCGGTCGATGCCCAGCTGCCCCGCCTGCTGCCGACGGCGCGTTTTGGCGCCGTGCTGGTGGCGCTGGAGCGCCAGCGCGCCATCGACCTGGTGCGCGACTGGCTTCGACACGAGCAGCGCCGCGATGCGCCCTTCACCGTCATCGCCCGCGAGCAGTTGCTGGAAGGCCAGATCGACGCACTGCCGGTGCGCCTGCGGCTGGACCGTGCCGACCGCGTGCAAACGCCGGGCGGCGATCAGGTTGTGCTACTGGACTACAAGACCGGCCGGGAGGCCAATCCCCGCGGCTGGCAGGCCGACCGCATGGACGCCCCTCAGCTGCCGCTGTACGCGGTGCTGGCGCAGCGTGATCCGACCCTGCAGCCGCTGGGGGGCATCGGCTTCGCCCATCTCAAGGAGGGCCACCCGGCGCTGTCCACCCAGACCTGCTGGACCACCCGCCTGATTGACGGCAGCGACCCCAAGCCCGACAGCGACTGGCCAGCCACTTTGGCCGGTTGGCAACACACTCTGGAGAACGCCGCGCGCGGCTTTCTCGCGGGCCATGCGGGCGCCGACCCGAAGGTGCTGACACGGGGCCTGGCGCCGTATGCCGCCCTGCTCGATCGCCCGCTTGATGACGACGACGACACCGAGGCGCCGGCATGA
- the fdxA gene encoding ferredoxin FdxA has protein sequence MTFVVTDNCIKCKYTDCVEVCPVDCFHEGPNFLVIDPEECIDCTLCEPECPAEAIFAEDDVPEDQAHFTDLNAALSKKWPVITEKKDPLADAADWDGKPDKLALLEQ, from the coding sequence ATGACCTTCGTCGTCACCGACAACTGCATCAAGTGCAAATACACGGACTGCGTGGAAGTCTGCCCCGTGGACTGCTTCCATGAAGGCCCGAACTTTCTCGTCATCGACCCGGAGGAGTGCATCGACTGCACCCTCTGCGAGCCGGAATGTCCTGCCGAGGCCATCTTCGCCGAGGACGATGTTCCGGAGGACCAGGCCCACTTCACCGACCTCAATGCCGCCCTGTCGAAGAAATGGCCGGTCATCACGGAGAAGAAAGACCCCCTGGCCGATGCTGCCGACTGGGATGGCAAGCCCGACAAACTCGCCTTGCTCGAACAGTAA
- a CDS encoding AraC family transcriptional regulator produces the protein MAQDDTPQLVPFITLPNWIKAATACGVNIQAVFDRMGIATDLMRLEDATIERAQLARVMAACVRQSQRHHFPFVLGETYAFEYLPDLETFVTTSPNLREAAVVFDWVRALINPYIDVRLREQGDSARLVLQFLGTDTETPTQPWFAETMFTAIHKFARQLVGPTPQFRELRLRHPAPAHADAYAQQFGTVIRFDQPEDALVFDRALLDQPLAGDFPSLHAQARSRIEQQLRRLLPQDTLVAAIERALERRPALFGQGASAMAEELGLHLRTLQRRLRDRNERFDQIQDRVRFRLARAALRDPDVELDQLSERLGFSDRRSFTRAFCRWSGETPSAYRAHRHDG, from the coding sequence ATGGCCCAGGACGACACCCCGCAGCTGGTCCCCTTCATCACCCTGCCCAACTGGATCAAGGCGGCCACTGCCTGCGGCGTCAATATTCAGGCGGTGTTCGACCGGATGGGCATCGCCACCGACCTGATGCGGTTGGAGGACGCCACCATCGAGCGTGCCCAGCTGGCCCGGGTAATGGCCGCCTGCGTGCGGCAGTCGCAGCGCCATCACTTCCCCTTCGTGCTCGGCGAAACCTATGCGTTCGAGTACCTGCCCGACCTCGAGACCTTCGTCACCACCAGCCCCAACCTGCGTGAAGCGGCGGTGGTGTTCGACTGGGTGCGGGCGCTGATCAATCCCTATATCGACGTGCGTCTGCGTGAGCAGGGCGACAGCGCACGCCTGGTGCTGCAGTTTCTTGGCACCGACACCGAGACCCCGACCCAGCCCTGGTTTGCCGAAACCATGTTTACGGCGATCCACAAATTCGCTCGCCAGCTGGTCGGCCCGACCCCGCAATTCCGCGAACTGCGCTTGCGCCATCCAGCGCCCGCCCATGCCGACGCCTATGCGCAGCAGTTCGGCACCGTGATCCGCTTCGATCAGCCGGAGGATGCACTGGTCTTTGATCGCGCGTTGCTGGACCAACCGCTGGCGGGCGACTTTCCGTCGCTGCATGCCCAGGCCCGCAGTCGCATCGAGCAACAGCTGCGCAGGCTGCTGCCGCAGGACACGCTGGTGGCGGCAATCGAACGGGCGCTGGAACGCCGCCCCGCCCTGTTCGGCCAGGGTGCGTCGGCGATGGCGGAAGAACTGGGCCTGCACCTGCGCACCTTGCAGCGGCGATTGCGTGATCGCAATGAGCGTTTTGACCAGATCCAGGACCGCGTCCGCTTCCGGCTGGCACGCGCGGCGCTGCGGGACCCCGATGTCGAACTGGACCAGCTCAGCGAGCGCCTCGGCTTTTCCGACCGCCGCAGCTTCACCCGTGCGTTCTGCCGCTGGAGCGGGGAGACCCCCAGCGCCTACCGGGCCCATCGTCACGACGGATGA
- a CDS encoding NUDIX hydrolase — protein sequence MKFCSACGHPVTRRIPDGDTLPRAVCDACNTIHYVNPKVIVGCVPEWEDGRVLMCRRDIEPRRGKWTFPAGFLEIGETSGEGAARETREESMAEVEMGEVFCVFNVPRIHQVYLLHRARLLRPDFGPTPESSEVCLMREDEIPWDEIAFPTVWHGLRYFFADRAAGRPGFRSMDI from the coding sequence ATGAAATTCTGCTCCGCCTGCGGACACCCCGTGACCCGACGCATTCCCGACGGCGATACGCTGCCGCGTGCGGTCTGCGATGCCTGCAACACCATTCACTACGTGAATCCGAAGGTCATCGTCGGTTGCGTACCGGAGTGGGAGGATGGGCGCGTGCTGATGTGCCGGCGCGACATCGAACCCCGCCGCGGCAAGTGGACCTTCCCCGCCGGATTCCTCGAAATCGGCGAGACCAGCGGTGAGGGCGCGGCACGCGAGACCCGTGAGGAATCAATGGCGGAGGTCGAGATGGGCGAGGTCTTCTGCGTTTTCAACGTACCCCGCATCCACCAGGTCTATCTGCTACACCGGGCGCGCCTGCTGCGTCCGGACTTCGGGCCGACACCGGAAAGTTCGGAAGTCTGTCTGATGCGCGAGGACGAGATCCCCTGGGACGAGATCGCATTCCCCACCGTTTGGCACGGTCTGCGCTACTTCTTCGCCGATCGCGCCGCCGGCCGCCCCGGCTTTCGCAGCATGGACATCTGA